The following are encoded in a window of Corynebacterium marinum DSM 44953 genomic DNA:
- the rho gene encoding transcription termination factor Rho gives MTDTDTAPASADLASLKLTELRKLAAEKGLKGTSGLRKGDLITAIQTGTVPTRSRAPEAAGQAAPAAVAEAAAPAEQPSQAPTRTETSAASAADAPAPAKTQPEENDKSGTDSAADDARYESRSAARRARRNRARHGQREQDSGQEQPHREQSSGQERQEQDRDQRDSGQERQERQERQEQNRDQRDSGDDDQGQRGQRDQRDQGQRGQRGDQRNQRNQRNDNDNGEGEGRRGRRSRRNRRGRANDQHDGGQQQNQQQEPQQQQDSGDLQDVAGILDIVDSNVAFVRTTGYHASPADVFVPNQLIRRAGLRSGDAVTGKVRMGGSQTHGQGRNRQKYNQLVSVDTANGLSLEDARKRPDFAKLTPLYPNQRLRLETDPKILTTRVIDLIMPIGKGQRALIVSPPKAGKTTIMQNIANAIATNNPECYLMVVLVDERPEEVTDMQRSVKGEVIASTFDRPPGEHTAVAELAIERAKRLVEQGKDVVVLLDSITRLGRAYNNSSPASGRILSGGVDSNALYPPKRFLGAARNIENGGSLTIIATAMVETGSAGDTVIFEEFKGTGNAELKLDRKISERRVFPAVDVNPSGTRKDELLLGPDEARVMHKLRRILSALDPQQAIDLLIRQLKKTKSNGEFLMQVASSAPMAADKDEEEYS, from the coding sequence GTGACCGATACGGACACCGCCCCCGCTTCGGCTGACCTCGCGTCGCTGAAGCTCACCGAGCTGCGCAAGCTCGCCGCAGAAAAGGGACTCAAGGGAACCTCCGGTCTGCGGAAGGGTGATCTGATCACCGCCATCCAGACCGGTACCGTTCCGACACGTTCCCGCGCTCCTGAAGCAGCCGGGCAGGCTGCTCCGGCAGCGGTTGCTGAGGCGGCGGCTCCGGCTGAGCAGCCGTCGCAGGCGCCCACCCGGACTGAGACATCGGCGGCCTCTGCCGCCGATGCCCCGGCTCCCGCAAAGACGCAGCCGGAGGAGAACGATAAGTCCGGTACGGATTCCGCCGCCGACGATGCGCGGTACGAGTCCCGTTCCGCCGCCCGCCGTGCCCGCCGCAACCGGGCCCGCCACGGCCAGCGCGAGCAGGATTCAGGCCAGGAGCAGCCCCACCGGGAGCAGAGCTCCGGTCAGGAGCGTCAGGAGCAGGACCGCGACCAGCGCGACTCCGGCCAGGAGCGCCAGGAGCGCCAGGAGCGCCAGGAGCAGAACCGCGACCAGCGCGACTCCGGCGACGACGATCAGGGTCAGCGCGGACAGCGCGACCAGCGAGATCAGGGTCAGCGTGGCCAGCGTGGCGACCAGCGCAACCAGCGCAACCAGCGCAACGACAACGACAACGGTGAGGGCGAAGGCCGCCGGGGACGCCGCAGCCGCCGGAACCGTCGCGGCCGCGCGAACGACCAGCACGACGGCGGACAGCAGCAGAACCAGCAGCAGGAGCCGCAGCAGCAGCAGGATTCCGGTGATCTGCAGGACGTCGCGGGCATCCTCGACATCGTGGACAGCAACGTCGCGTTCGTCCGCACCACCGGCTACCATGCGTCGCCGGCCGACGTCTTCGTCCCGAACCAGCTGATCCGTCGCGCGGGTCTGCGTTCCGGTGACGCCGTGACGGGCAAGGTCCGCATGGGTGGCAGCCAGACCCACGGTCAGGGCCGCAACCGCCAGAAGTACAACCAGCTGGTCAGTGTCGACACCGCCAACGGTCTGAGCCTGGAAGACGCGCGGAAGCGTCCGGACTTCGCCAAGCTGACGCCGCTGTACCCGAACCAGCGTCTGCGCCTGGAGACCGACCCGAAGATCCTGACCACCCGGGTCATCGACCTGATCATGCCGATCGGCAAGGGGCAGCGCGCCCTGATCGTGTCCCCGCCCAAGGCGGGCAAGACGACGATCATGCAGAACATCGCCAACGCCATCGCCACGAACAACCCCGAGTGCTACCTCATGGTGGTGCTGGTGGACGAGCGTCCCGAGGAAGTCACCGACATGCAGCGTTCGGTCAAGGGTGAGGTCATCGCCTCCACCTTCGACCGTCCGCCGGGGGAGCACACCGCCGTCGCCGAACTCGCCATCGAGCGGGCGAAGCGTCTGGTGGAGCAGGGCAAGGACGTCGTCGTCCTGCTGGACTCCATCACCCGTCTGGGCCGCGCCTACAACAACTCCTCGCCGGCGTCGGGCCGCATCCTCTCGGGCGGCGTGGATTCGAATGCGCTGTACCCGCCGAAGCGTTTCCTGGGCGCCGCCCGCAACATCGAGAACGGCGGCTCGCTGACCATCATCGCCACGGCGATGGTGGAGACCGGTTCCGCCGGCGACACCGTGATCTTCGAGGAGTTCAAGGGCACCGGCAACGCGGAGCTCAAGCTGGACCGGAAGATCTCGGAGCGTCGCGTGTTCCCGGCCGTGGACGTCAACCCCTCGGGCACCCGCAAGGACGAGCTGCTGCTCGGCCCGGACGAGGCCCGCGTCATGCACAAGCTGCGCCGTATTCTGTCCGCGCTGGATCCGCAGCAGGCCATCGATCTGCTGATCAGGCAGCTGAAGAAGACCAAGTCGAACGGCGAGTTCCTCATGCAGGTCGCCTCCAGCGCTCCGATGGCCGCCGACAAGGATGAGGAGGAGTACTCCTAG
- the prfA gene encoding peptide chain release factor 1: MAGYVSAVDDIVSEYEGIEAQMADPETAGDQKLFRKLSKRYAELQPIIKINRELVSTREDLADAREMAHEDKEFAAEAERLSARAVELEEQLADLLAPRDPHDADDIIMEIKAGAGGEEAALFAAELARMYERYADKHGFTWEVLGLSESDLGGVKDMTLSFRAKTPSRDGAWSKFKFEGGVHRVQRVPVTESQGRIQTSAAGVMVFPETDDPGAVVIDDKDIRVDVYRSSGKGGQGVNTTDSAVRLTHLPTGIVVTCQKERSQIQNKARAMQVLQSRLEQMEREKADAEAAEGRAAQVRSMDRSERIRTYNWPENRISDHRIGFKANNLDSVLDGNLDDLFTALQAAERSERLEAE; the protein is encoded by the coding sequence ATGGCAGGATATGTTTCCGCGGTAGACGACATCGTCTCCGAGTACGAGGGCATCGAGGCTCAGATGGCCGACCCGGAGACCGCCGGGGATCAGAAGCTGTTCCGCAAGCTCTCGAAGCGTTACGCGGAGCTGCAGCCGATCATCAAGATCAACCGTGAGCTGGTGAGCACCCGCGAGGATCTCGCGGATGCCCGCGAGATGGCGCACGAGGACAAGGAGTTCGCCGCCGAGGCCGAGCGCCTGTCCGCCCGCGCGGTCGAACTCGAGGAGCAGCTCGCCGATCTCCTCGCCCCGCGCGACCCGCACGACGCGGACGACATCATCATGGAGATCAAGGCCGGTGCCGGCGGCGAGGAGGCCGCGTTGTTCGCGGCCGAGCTGGCCCGCATGTACGAGCGCTACGCCGACAAGCACGGTTTCACCTGGGAGGTGCTCGGCCTCTCCGAATCCGATCTCGGCGGAGTCAAGGACATGACCTTGTCTTTCCGTGCAAAGACCCCTTCCCGGGACGGCGCGTGGAGCAAGTTCAAGTTCGAGGGCGGCGTCCACCGCGTCCAGCGCGTCCCCGTGACCGAGTCACAGGGCCGAATCCAGACCTCGGCCGCCGGCGTCATGGTCTTCCCGGAGACCGACGATCCGGGCGCGGTGGTCATCGACGACAAGGACATCCGCGTCGACGTCTACCGTTCCTCCGGCAAGGGCGGCCAGGGCGTCAACACCACCGACTCCGCCGTCCGCCTGACCCACCTGCCCACCGGCATCGTGGTCACGTGCCAGAAGGAGCGCTCGCAGATCCAGAACAAGGCGCGCGCCATGCAGGTCCTGCAGTCCCGTCTGGAGCAGATGGAGCGCGAGAAGGCTGATGCGGAGGCGGCCGAGGGCCGTGCCGCCCAGGTGCGTTCCATGGACCGCTCCGAGCGGATCCGCACCTACAACTGGCCGGAGAACCGCATCAGCGACCACCGGATCGGTTTCAAGGCGAACAACCTGGATTCCGTCCTCGACGGCAACCTCGACGACCTGTTCACCGCACTGCAGGCGGCGGAGCGGTCCGAGCGCCTCGAGGCCGAGTAG
- a CDS encoding N5-glutamine methyltransferase family protein yields MTPRRTLRESLVDAAERFASAGVPSPEVDARLIAAHLLKVGPMEVALHSRGEVPGGFEEMVARRERREPLQHILGVAPFGPLDLEVGPGVFIPRPETEVLADWGVRQLMRAGVRPGRPARVVDLCTGTGALALYVAEVFPGGVEVIGVEKHDEALAYARRNAAGTAVTVVRGDVTDPALLADWHGTVDLVLSNPPYVPETPDLDTEVYADPPQAVFAGESGMEVIHEMLPTVAALLRPGGLVGIEHDDTTSQAVLDALTAHGGFGGAAVLHDLTGRARFATASKLSD; encoded by the coding sequence GTGACCCCCCGCCGTACGCTCCGCGAGTCGCTTGTCGACGCCGCGGAGCGTTTCGCGTCCGCGGGTGTCCCCTCCCCGGAGGTCGACGCCCGCCTCATCGCCGCGCACTTGCTGAAGGTCGGCCCCATGGAGGTTGCCCTTCACTCCCGCGGGGAGGTTCCCGGGGGCTTCGAGGAGATGGTCGCGCGCCGCGAGCGCCGCGAGCCTCTCCAGCACATCCTGGGCGTTGCCCCTTTCGGCCCGCTCGACCTCGAGGTCGGGCCCGGTGTGTTCATCCCGCGCCCGGAGACCGAGGTCCTCGCCGACTGGGGGGTGCGGCAGCTGATGCGTGCCGGCGTCCGCCCCGGCCGCCCCGCCAGGGTCGTCGACCTGTGCACCGGCACCGGAGCCCTGGCACTCTACGTCGCCGAGGTCTTTCCCGGCGGGGTGGAGGTGATCGGCGTCGAGAAGCACGACGAGGCGCTGGCCTACGCCCGGCGCAACGCGGCGGGAACGGCGGTGACGGTCGTCCGGGGCGACGTCACGGACCCGGCGCTGCTCGCCGATTGGCACGGCACGGTCGACCTCGTCCTGTCGAACCCGCCCTACGTGCCGGAGACCCCCGACCTCGACACCGAGGTCTACGCGGATCCGCCGCAGGCCGTCTTCGCCGGCGAGAGCGGCATGGAGGTCATCCACGAGATGCTGCCGACCGTGGCCGCCCTGCTCCGGCCGGGCGGGCTGGTGGGCATCGAGCACGACGACACCACCTCGCAGGCGGTCCTGGACGCACTGACCGCCCACGGCGGTTTCGGTGGCGCCGCGGTGCTCCACGACCTGACCGGTCGGGCGCGCTTCGCCACGGCGAGTAAGCTGTCAGACTGA
- a CDS encoding L-threonylcarbamoyladenylate synthase, with protein sequence MSRIYSCADAAERAEGIRAAVDAARGGRLVVLPTDTLYGLGCDAFDNQAVATLLATKRRGPDMPVPVLVGSWDTVRGLVREFTPQAEALVEAFWPGGLSLVVPQAPSLPWNLGDTRGTVMLRMPLHPVAIELLREVGPMAVSSANISGHEPPTTAIAAKQQLGTAVAVYLDGGETPVGKPSTIIDLSGPAPRILREGAISAEAIGEVLGVDPELLRSRT encoded by the coding sequence ATGAGCCGCATCTACTCCTGTGCCGACGCCGCCGAACGCGCCGAAGGCATCCGCGCCGCCGTCGACGCCGCCCGCGGGGGCCGTCTGGTCGTCCTGCCCACCGACACGCTCTACGGGCTGGGTTGCGACGCCTTCGACAACCAGGCCGTGGCCACCCTCCTGGCCACCAAACGGCGCGGCCCCGACATGCCGGTCCCTGTCCTCGTCGGCTCCTGGGACACCGTGCGCGGCCTTGTCCGCGAGTTCACCCCCCAGGCGGAGGCCCTGGTGGAGGCGTTCTGGCCGGGCGGGCTCTCCCTCGTCGTGCCGCAGGCGCCCTCCCTGCCGTGGAACCTGGGCGACACCCGCGGGACTGTCATGCTGCGCATGCCGCTGCACCCGGTGGCCATCGAGCTGCTGCGCGAGGTCGGCCCCATGGCAGTGTCCAGCGCCAACATCTCCGGCCACGAGCCGCCCACCACAGCCATCGCCGCCAAACAGCAGCTGGGCACCGCCGTCGCGGTCTACCTCGACGGCGGGGAGACCCCGGTGGGCAAACCCTCCACGATCATCGATCTCTCCGGCCCTGCCCCGCGCATCCTGCGGGAGGGCGCGATCTCGGCGGAAGCCATCGGCGAGGTCCTCGGGGTCGACCCGGAGCTGCTGCGGAGCCGGACCTAG
- a CDS encoding MraY family glycosyltransferase: MMGAGVPLRELGLVILVAATVTYLATGIVRSMMVRAGKVAEIRQRDVHTQPTPRLGGVAMFSGFLAAVFLASQLPALTRGFMPITPEMNAVVWAAFAIVLVGVLDDLYELDAITKLIGQILASVLLGVLGLSWTLLYLPFGDGTTVVLDQLQASIVTSLFTVALINAINFVDGLDGLAAGLGMIGGGAILIFSLTVLHDQGGAVSAYPPAIIAAGLVGICLGFLPHNFEPSRIFMGDSGSMLIGLLLAAAATSASGKINMSLYGTADMVALMSPILVVAAAIFVPVLDLVLAVVRRLSKGTSPFAADKLHLHHRLLSLGHTHRRTVLVLYLWVSVVAFGAVSFSVVPARVALSLFLVALVVAFLVTLIPLRAGKLGRRAPRSRVVVETEPTA; this comes from the coding sequence ATCATGGGCGCCGGCGTCCCGCTGCGCGAACTCGGCCTGGTGATCCTCGTCGCGGCGACGGTCACCTACCTCGCCACGGGCATCGTGCGCTCCATGATGGTGCGGGCCGGCAAGGTCGCCGAAATCCGCCAACGCGACGTCCACACCCAGCCCACCCCGCGGCTGGGCGGCGTGGCCATGTTCTCGGGGTTCCTGGCCGCCGTCTTCCTGGCCAGTCAGCTACCCGCCCTGACCAGGGGATTCATGCCGATCACCCCGGAGATGAACGCCGTGGTGTGGGCGGCCTTCGCCATCGTGCTGGTCGGCGTGCTCGACGACCTCTATGAACTGGACGCCATCACCAAACTCATCGGGCAGATCCTCGCGTCCGTGCTGCTCGGCGTCCTCGGGTTGTCGTGGACCTTGCTCTACCTCCCCTTCGGCGACGGCACCACGGTCGTGCTGGACCAGTTGCAGGCGAGCATCGTCACCTCCCTGTTCACGGTCGCGCTGATCAACGCCATCAACTTCGTCGACGGCCTGGACGGGCTGGCCGCCGGGCTGGGCATGATCGGCGGCGGGGCGATCCTGATCTTCTCCCTGACGGTGCTCCACGACCAGGGCGGGGCGGTGTCCGCCTATCCGCCGGCCATCATCGCCGCCGGGCTGGTGGGCATCTGCCTGGGCTTCCTTCCCCACAACTTCGAGCCCTCGCGCATCTTCATGGGGGATTCCGGTTCGATGCTCATCGGGCTGCTGCTCGCCGCGGCGGCGACGTCGGCGTCGGGAAAGATCAACATGTCCCTCTACGGGACGGCGGACATGGTGGCGCTAATGAGCCCCATCCTCGTGGTGGCCGCGGCGATCTTCGTTCCAGTTCTGGACCTTGTCCTGGCGGTGGTGCGGCGTCTGTCGAAGGGCACCTCGCCGTTTGCGGCGGACAAGCTCCACCTCCACCACCGGCTGCTCTCGCTGGGCCACACCCACCGGCGTACCGTGCTCGTCCTCTATCTGTGGGTCAGCGTGGTCGCCTTCGGGGCGGTGAGCTTCTCCGTCGTCCCGGCCCGGGTGGCCCTGTCGCTGTTCCTCGTGGCGCTGGTCGTGGCGTTCCTGGTCACCCTCATTCCGCTGCGGGCGGGCAAGCTGGGACGCCGCGCCCCACGCTCCCGCGTGGTCGTCGAGACTGAGCCCACCGCCTGA
- the atpB gene encoding F0F1 ATP synthase subunit A translates to MRGEFHAPELDPEFFPGQYYGHILFEDFANGWFALDRLMLVRILMTIIVAVLFLVAFRSPKLVPSGLQNFAELALDFVRVHIAEDILGKKEGRRFLPVIATIFFAVLAFNIPTIIPGLNISPNARIGMPIVLALLGYVTMIYAGAKRYGFGKFVKSSVVIPNLPPALHILVVPIEFFSTFIMRPVTLALRLMANFLAGHLILVLLYSATNFFFWQLNGWTVLSGVTIVAAVAFTLYEIIIIFLQAYIFALLVAVYIELSLHADSH, encoded by the coding sequence ATGAGGGGCGAGTTTCACGCACCCGAACTGGATCCTGAATTTTTCCCGGGGCAATACTACGGCCACATCCTGTTTGAGGATTTCGCAAACGGATGGTTCGCACTGGACCGACTGATGCTCGTCCGCATTCTCATGACGATCATCGTGGCGGTCCTTTTCCTTGTCGCCTTCCGGAGCCCCAAGCTGGTTCCGTCGGGCCTGCAGAACTTCGCAGAACTCGCACTGGATTTCGTCCGGGTCCACATCGCCGAGGACATTCTGGGCAAGAAGGAGGGGCGCCGGTTCCTGCCGGTCATCGCCACCATCTTCTTCGCCGTCCTGGCTTTCAACATCCCGACGATCATTCCTGGACTGAACATTTCGCCCAACGCACGTATCGGCATGCCGATCGTGCTGGCGCTCCTGGGCTACGTCACCATGATCTATGCCGGTGCCAAGCGTTACGGCTTCGGTAAGTTCGTCAAGTCCTCGGTGGTCATCCCGAATCTTCCCCCGGCACTGCACATCCTTGTCGTGCCGATCGAGTTCTTCTCGACGTTCATCATGCGTCCGGTCACTCTCGCACTTCGTCTTATGGCGAACTTCCTTGCGGGACACCTCATTCTGGTCCTCCTGTACTCCGCCACGAACTTCTTCTTCTGGCAGCTGAACGGCTGGACCGTGCTTTCTGGTGTGACCATTGTCGCGGCTGTCGCGTTCACGCTCTATGAGATCATCATCATCTTCCTGCAGGCGTACATCTTCGCCCTGCTGGTTGCGGTGTACATCGAGCTGTCGCTGCACGCGGACTCTCACTGA
- a CDS encoding ATP synthase F0 subunit C produces MNEIILAQATETTVTGLGTIGYGIATIGPGLGIGILVGKALEGMARQPEMAGQLRTTMFLGIAFVEALALIGLVAGFLF; encoded by the coding sequence ATGAACGAGATCATCCTGGCTCAGGCAACCGAGACCACCGTTACCGGCCTCGGCACCATCGGCTACGGCATCGCCACCATCGGCCCGGGCCTGGGCATCGGCATCCTCGTCGGCAAGGCACTTGAGGGCATGGCCCGCCAGCCCGAGATGGCCGGTCAGCTCCGTACCACCATGTTCCTGGGTATCGCCTTCGTTGAGGCCCTCGCCCTCATCGGCCTGGTCGCCGGCTTCCTGTTCTAA
- a CDS encoding F0F1 ATP synthase subunit B, whose translation MTNVIYYLAQEAETLPLEGGNSILLPKAYDIVWSIIPLVVILLIFWKFVLPKFQEVLTEREDRIKGGIQRAEAAQAEAKAALEKYNAQLAEARAEAAEIREQAREKGKLIEAEMKAQATEESNRIVASGEKQLSAQREQVVAELRQEMGQNSINLAERLIGGELSDATKRSGTIDSFLSELDTVAPAGK comes from the coding sequence ATGACGAACGTCATTTACTACCTTGCGCAGGAGGCTGAGACCCTTCCCCTCGAGGGCGGCAACTCGATTCTTCTGCCCAAGGCATACGACATCGTCTGGTCCATCATTCCGCTCGTCGTTATTCTGCTGATCTTCTGGAAGTTCGTTCTTCCGAAGTTCCAGGAGGTCCTGACTGAGCGTGAGGACCGGATCAAGGGTGGCATTCAGCGCGCCGAGGCCGCACAGGCCGAGGCCAAGGCCGCTCTTGAGAAGTACAACGCGCAGCTCGCCGAGGCCCGTGCCGAGGCAGCCGAGATCCGTGAGCAGGCCCGCGAAAAGGGCAAGCTGATCGAGGCTGAGATGAAGGCACAGGCCACCGAGGAGAGCAACCGCATCGTCGCGTCCGGTGAGAAGCAGCTGTCGGCCCAGCGTGAGCAGGTCGTGGCGGAGCTTCGCCAGGAGATGGGACAGAACTCGATCAACCTGGCAGAGCGGCTGATCGGTGGCGAGCTTTCCGACGCCACCAAGCGCTCCGGCACGATTGACTCGTTCCTGTCCGAGCTCGACACCGTCGCACCGGCAGGAAAGTGA
- a CDS encoding F0F1 ATP synthase subunit delta codes for MHAASREALATVESHLDGLVHGSGNTVAVAAQIGTELFDVVEVLDGDRALRVAVAEASATPAQRTGLVRTVFGGKVSDSTLSVLDEAAARTWSTPREFRAGLVSLGRRAFLRGAEKQGQLGQVEDELFRLSRVLDREGELTQLLSDKAADPARKRALLAGVLYGKVNMFTEALALQAIGRPEKNPIDDIAKLVDAAAKLQGRSVAHVVTSEQLTMGQQAALADKLGRIYGRAMSIHSEVDPSLLGGVTIRVDDEIIDGSMAGKIARLRANLA; via the coding sequence ATGCACGCAGCGAGCCGCGAAGCACTAGCAACGGTTGAGTCCCACCTGGACGGTCTCGTCCATGGTTCGGGCAACACCGTCGCCGTCGCCGCCCAGATCGGCACCGAGCTGTTCGACGTCGTCGAGGTTCTCGACGGTGACCGCGCCCTGCGTGTCGCTGTCGCTGAAGCTTCGGCTACGCCGGCGCAGCGCACGGGCCTGGTCCGGACCGTGTTCGGCGGCAAGGTCTCCGACAGCACCCTTTCGGTACTCGACGAGGCAGCCGCACGCACCTGGTCCACCCCGCGTGAATTCCGGGCCGGCCTCGTTTCCCTCGGCCGCCGCGCATTCCTGCGCGGCGCCGAGAAGCAGGGTCAGCTGGGGCAGGTCGAGGACGAACTGTTCCGACTCTCCCGCGTTCTGGACCGTGAGGGCGAGCTGACCCAGCTCCTCTCCGACAAGGCGGCGGATCCTGCGCGCAAGCGCGCCCTGCTGGCTGGAGTTCTCTACGGCAAGGTCAACATGTTCACCGAGGCGCTCGCGCTTCAGGCGATCGGCCGGCCGGAGAAGAACCCCATCGACGACATCGCGAAACTGGTCGACGCAGCTGCCAAGCTGCAGGGCCGTTCCGTGGCGCATGTCGTCACATCCGAGCAGCTGACCATGGGCCAGCAGGCGGCGCTCGCCGACAAGCTGGGACGAATTTACGGTCGTGCGATGTCCATCCACTCTGAGGTTGACCCCAGCCTCCTCGGTGGCGTGACCATCCGCGTCGACGACGAGATCATCGACGGCAGCATGGCAGGCAAGATTGCCAGGCTCCGCGCGAACCTCGCGTAA